One region of Sulfurisphaera ohwakuensis genomic DNA includes:
- the araD gene encoding arabinonate dehydratase: MIKDIRTYKLCYEGINEERDALAVKALAEHPMEIVVTEIETSDGYVGYGESLAYGCSDAVKVTIDKILKPLLLNEDEELIENLWDKMYKATLRFGRRGIVIAGISGIDIALWDIMGKKTKKPIYKLLGGAKKKIRAYITGGYYSEKKDLERLKDEVAYYVKMGFKGVKIKIGGKSMNEDLERLKAVREVVGDNVRIAVDANNVYTFEEALKMGKEVEKLNIWFFEEPIQTDLLDLSAELAKELEVPIAGYETAYTRWEFYEIMRKKAVDIVQTDAMWTGGISEMIKIGNMAKVMGYPLIPHYSAGGISLIANLHVASALGTEWIEMHLRRNDLRDKIFKEQIEIDDGHLVTPDRPGLGYTLREGVLEEYKCKS, from the coding sequence ATGATAAAAGATATTAGAACCTACAAACTGTGTTATGAAGGTATAAATGAGGAGAGAGATGCGTTAGCTGTTAAAGCCTTAGCTGAACACCCTATGGAAATTGTAGTTACAGAAATAGAGACTTCCGATGGTTATGTAGGTTATGGTGAATCATTAGCTTATGGTTGTTCTGATGCAGTGAAAGTTACGATAGATAAAATTCTTAAACCACTTCTTCTTAATGAGGACGAGGAGCTTATTGAAAATCTATGGGATAAAATGTATAAAGCAACTTTAAGATTCGGAAGAAGAGGTATAGTGATTGCTGGTATTAGTGGTATTGATATAGCCCTTTGGGATATAATGGGTAAGAAGACAAAGAAACCTATTTATAAACTATTAGGTGGGGCAAAAAAGAAAATTAGAGCTTATATTACTGGAGGATATTATTCAGAGAAAAAAGATTTGGAAAGGCTAAAGGATGAAGTAGCATATTACGTGAAGATGGGCTTTAAAGGTGTTAAGATTAAAATTGGTGGAAAGTCTATGAATGAAGATTTGGAAAGGCTTAAAGCTGTTAGGGAGGTTGTAGGAGATAATGTAAGAATAGCTGTTGATGCCAATAATGTATATACTTTTGAAGAGGCATTAAAAATGGGTAAAGAGGTTGAGAAGTTAAACATATGGTTCTTTGAAGAACCGATACAGACGGATTTGTTAGATCTAAGTGCTGAGCTTGCAAAGGAATTAGAGGTTCCAATAGCTGGATATGAGACAGCATATACTAGATGGGAGTTTTATGAGATTATGAGAAAGAAGGCTGTAGACATAGTTCAAACTGATGCAATGTGGACTGGAGGAATATCGGAAATGATTAAAATAGGGAATATGGCTAAAGTAATGGGATATCCCCTTATTCCGCATTATTCTGCTGGTGGAATATCACTCATAGCAAATCTTCATGTTGCAAGTGCATTAGGAACTGAATGGATTGAGATGCACTTAAGAAGAAACGATTTAAGGGATAAGATATTTAAGGAGCAAATTGAAATAGATGATGGGCATTTAGTTACTCCAGATAGACCCGGATTAGGATATACTTTGAGAGAAGGTGTGCTAGAAGAGTATAAGTGCAAAAGTTAA
- a CDS encoding glycoside hydrolase family 15 protein — MNKKQALPLLILIIMFFHPMLLTTSTSSQTYYNSPSYLLLNNWDNQSIWIVTGIKVPKPLLNGFPIFPPSIRNLYVGKLGILNFSVNINITSEDAYLTLNNSVVISGNEGNITIMTPPYTPYILLTFNIVTRLTITVLTNATIYKKGGEIVINMSKPRLPVFLLSNISSYFIQNHEIIFNISKGIWFLEISVNASPYSSVSALINLNNKEVSQWLNKSRIPKLPNTLLKEYYLSLLLIKDDQNPYLGTFAASPSPIYLYSWVRDSAFSAIALQQSGHYNSALKYWLWMTNTEQLQPGVWYTRYNFYNGDPDSSFGIPELDSIGLYEIGVYDYYNLTHNTTFLKLVLPRINESVEYQIQQIENDKYHLIPPDLSVWEDRLAYHFWTEAINDLGLSSVVKIYKALGLNYTLVLKAEKLLNESILKYFWDNNSFASALGTSVLFENGKSEEVLTPEPPSIDSATLLPIDMGYLPYNSNYSVENFDTVVKTLTRYGGLARFPDDLYHYSEYLYDATAPSPPWIITTLFEAWYLEGIGKYNEVESILFWAYNHSQHGLLPEAVNPSVNDSYPLPTTSPLTWSSAMFVIVSLHYKQEHSSVLILIFLVIVIALIPILYYLIKKFYHSQI; from the coding sequence ATGAATAAGAAACAAGCTCTTCCGTTACTAATATTAATAATTATGTTTTTTCATCCTATGTTGCTAACTACTTCCACTAGTTCTCAAACTTATTACAATAGTCCATCCTATCTTTTACTGAATAACTGGGATAATCAGTCAATTTGGATAGTAACTGGTATAAAAGTTCCTAAACCTTTACTTAATGGATTTCCGATTTTTCCTCCTTCAATAAGAAACCTTTATGTAGGTAAATTGGGAATCCTAAACTTTAGTGTGAACATTAATATCACTTCGGAAGACGCTTATTTAACACTCAATAACAGTGTTGTTATTTCTGGTAATGAAGGAAATATAACAATAATGACACCTCCTTATACTCCGTACATTCTACTGACGTTTAATATAGTAACAAGATTAACTATAACAGTTTTGACAAATGCAACGATTTATAAAAAAGGAGGAGAAATTGTTATAAATATGAGTAAGCCTAGATTACCAGTTTTCCTTTTATCTAACATTAGCTCATATTTTATTCAAAATCATGAAATTATATTTAATATATCTAAAGGAATATGGTTCTTGGAAATAAGCGTTAACGCAAGTCCGTATAGCAGTGTATCGGCTTTAATTAACTTAAATAATAAAGAAGTTTCCCAATGGCTTAACAAATCCAGAATTCCTAAATTACCCAATACGTTATTGAAAGAATATTACCTCTCTCTTTTACTTATTAAGGATGATCAAAATCCTTATCTAGGCACTTTCGCTGCTTCTCCTTCTCCAATATACTTATATTCTTGGGTTAGAGACTCGGCTTTCAGTGCCATAGCCCTACAACAATCTGGACATTATAATTCAGCCTTAAAATATTGGCTTTGGATGACTAATACAGAACAACTTCAGCCCGGGGTTTGGTATACCAGGTATAATTTCTACAACGGAGACCCAGACTCGAGTTTCGGTATACCAGAGTTAGATAGTATAGGTCTGTATGAGATCGGAGTGTACGATTATTATAATTTAACTCACAATACCACATTTCTCAAGTTAGTTTTACCCAGAATTAATGAAAGCGTAGAATATCAAATTCAACAGATAGAAAATGATAAATATCACCTAATTCCCCCAGACTTAAGTGTATGGGAGGACAGATTAGCGTATCATTTCTGGACAGAAGCTATAAATGATTTAGGCTTATCAAGCGTAGTTAAAATCTATAAGGCTTTAGGCTTAAATTATACTCTCGTATTGAAAGCAGAGAAATTGCTAAATGAAAGCATCCTTAAATATTTCTGGGACAATAATTCATTTGCCTCAGCACTTGGGACTTCTGTACTATTTGAAAATGGAAAGAGTGAAGAAGTCTTAACACCAGAGCCACCTTCAATAGATTCCGCAACATTACTACCCATTGACATGGGATATTTGCCTTATAACTCCAACTACTCTGTCGAAAATTTTGACACCGTAGTAAAGACATTAACCAGATATGGCGGATTAGCTAGATTCCCTGACGATCTTTATCACTATTCCGAGTATTTATATGATGCTACCGCGCCTAGTCCTCCGTGGATAATTACCACGTTATTTGAAGCATGGTATCTAGAGGGGATTGGAAAGTATAATGAGGTAGAAAGTATACTATTCTGGGCATATAATCATAGTCAGCATGGTCTATTGCCAGAAGCCGTAAATCCTTCTGTAAATGATAGTTATCCGTTGCCAACTACATCGCCGTTAACATGGTCATCAGCTATGTTCGTCATTGTCTCTCTACATTATAAGCAAGAACATTCATCAGTACTGATTTTAATATTTTTAGTTATAGTAATAGCTTTGATACCAATCCTATATTATTTAATAAAAAAATTCTATCATAGTCAAATCTAA
- a CDS encoding ABC transporter ATP-binding protein yields the protein MSYVKLEDIWKEYESKGKKVQVLRGLNLDIEKGEFVVILGPSGEGKTTILKIIAGLLRQDKGHVYLRGKIVDDLPPKDRNVAMVPQNYALYPFMSVYDNIAFPLKIAHVPKDEIKKKVEEVARMLRIDDLLDRKPSQLSGGQMQRVAIARALVKGADIILMDEPLSNLDAQVRVLAREELKQLQRSLKPTIIYVTHDQIEALSLASKVAILHEGVIQAYGDPMEIYREPNNAWVAKFLGNPPMNVLKGEIKDSSIIIGSTKIELPTKFRSIVKEGQKVLVGIRPEDLYLNDNGPLEGSVEMVEDLGPYSIIHVKIEDETIRVIEKSITRRERGEKVKLSIDTSKIVLFDQESEKNLMLLQSKVESNE from the coding sequence ATGAGTTATGTTAAATTAGAAGATATTTGGAAGGAGTATGAGTCAAAAGGAAAGAAAGTACAAGTATTAAGAGGATTAAACCTAGATATAGAGAAAGGAGAATTTGTAGTTATTCTAGGACCTTCTGGTGAAGGAAAGACAACAATTTTAAAAATTATAGCAGGCTTATTAAGGCAAGATAAAGGTCACGTATATTTAAGAGGAAAAATAGTAGATGATTTACCTCCTAAAGACAGAAATGTTGCAATGGTACCGCAAAACTACGCTTTATACCCCTTTATGTCAGTATACGATAATATAGCCTTTCCTTTAAAGATAGCCCATGTCCCTAAGGATGAAATTAAGAAGAAAGTAGAGGAAGTGGCTAGAATGTTAAGAATAGACGACTTATTGGACAGAAAGCCCAGCCAATTAAGCGGAGGTCAAATGCAAAGAGTGGCAATAGCAAGAGCATTAGTTAAAGGGGCAGATATCATATTAATGGACGAACCTTTATCAAACCTTGATGCTCAAGTTAGAGTTTTAGCGAGAGAAGAGCTAAAACAATTACAGCGTAGTCTTAAACCAACCATAATATATGTTACTCACGACCAGATAGAAGCGTTAAGTTTAGCCTCAAAGGTAGCAATACTTCATGAGGGAGTTATACAAGCTTATGGAGATCCCATGGAAATATACAGAGAACCAAATAATGCATGGGTAGCAAAATTCTTAGGTAATCCTCCAATGAACGTCTTGAAAGGAGAAATAAAAGATAGTAGTATAATCATAGGCAGCACTAAAATTGAGTTACCTACTAAATTCAGAAGTATAGTTAAAGAAGGGCAAAAAGTCTTAGTAGGTATTAGACCAGAGGACCTTTACTTAAATGATAACGGACCTTTAGAAGGTAGTGTAGAAATGGTGGAAGACTTAGGACCATATAGTATTATTCATGTTAAGATAGAGGATGAGACTATAAGAGTAATAGAAAAATCAATAACGAGAAGAGAGAGAGGCGAAAAGGTTAAATTAAGTATTGATACTAGTAAAATTGTTCTTTTTGACCAAGAAAGTGAAAAAAATCTTATGCTGTTGCAATCTAAAGTGGAAAGCAATGAATAA
- a CDS encoding ABC transporter permease subunit, protein MIRVRKKYKISKIIRLTISYFILLVMAFFSIFPLYYVFMTSFSNSPSLISLSISTLLPKHIYFTAYKELLSANLYGGTFPLWIRNSLILAGSTAIISVLLALITGYALSRLNIPAKKILATFIYIVTFFPYTATAVPLYLLFAKLHLLNYIGLILAYTPGTSIFAAFIAKLSIDAIPSSYEEIAMVDGLSRFGAFLRIIMRLALPVVALTAILGFSGAYLDFALAYSFLLPNVKAWTATIGLYYMAGLLNPASAPAYNIFAAGAVIMGIPLMALFIVSQRMMTRAYSSLAGVKQ, encoded by the coding sequence ATGATTCGTGTTAGAAAAAAATATAAAATTTCTAAAATTATAAGATTAACAATATCATATTTTATCTTATTAGTTATGGCATTTTTCTCTATCTTCCCCTTATATTATGTTTTCATGACATCATTCAGCAACTCCCCAAGCTTAATATCTCTCAGTATATCAACATTATTACCTAAACATATATATTTCACAGCATATAAGGAGTTACTCTCAGCAAATTTATATGGTGGTACTTTTCCTCTATGGATTAGAAATAGCTTAATTCTAGCAGGATCTACCGCAATAATTTCAGTACTATTAGCATTAATAACCGGATATGCATTATCAAGATTAAATATACCAGCTAAGAAAATCTTAGCTACATTCATTTATATTGTAACATTCTTTCCTTATACTGCTACAGCGGTACCCTTATATTTATTATTCGCTAAACTTCATTTACTTAACTATATTGGTTTAATATTAGCATATACTCCCGGAACCTCAATATTTGCCGCTTTCATAGCAAAACTGAGTATAGACGCTATCCCGTCTTCTTACGAGGAGATTGCAATGGTAGATGGGCTATCAAGATTTGGAGCATTTTTAAGGATTATAATGAGACTAGCCTTACCCGTAGTGGCTTTAACCGCAATATTGGGCTTCAGTGGTGCTTATTTAGATTTCGCTTTAGCTTACTCCTTCTTGTTGCCTAATGTGAAAGCGTGGACTGCAACAATAGGTCTTTATTACATGGCCGGGCTATTAAATCCTGCTAGTGCACCAGCATATAATATATTTGCTGCAGGAGCAGTAATAATGGGTATACCTCTAATGGCATTATTTATAGTCTCCCAAAGAATGATGACACGTGCGTACAGTAGTTTAGCTGGGGTGAAACAATGA
- a CDS encoding carbohydrate ABC transporter permease has translation MRKDKIYPFFYILPILVVTLFLFIFPLIYSLYISFTNLSLLHFFKYEFVGLKNYLIIFKYGYFLELLKNTLIWTVGSLVTMMLLGFLLALILNQSDLKGKSIFYAILILPWAFPGFISLLIWQGLWVDPYGMMNKLILPLLHLPKINSLTSTTDAWIELIVTNDWLSFPYFMTVFYSALQSIPRELYEIADLDGANALTKFLRITLPSLKKTIAFVFITSFVFTWNNFYPIFILTGGGPGISTETFIVYAYEEAFSYSNFSLAAAWSVISTIFVIVLAIIVIKYTHILDSFT, from the coding sequence TTGAGAAAGGATAAAATTTATCCGTTTTTTTACATCCTTCCTATTCTAGTTGTTACGTTATTTCTTTTTATATTTCCTTTAATATACTCACTGTATATTTCGTTTACTAACTTAAGTCTATTACATTTCTTTAAGTATGAATTTGTAGGCCTTAAAAACTATTTAATAATATTTAAATATGGTTATTTTCTGGAACTATTGAAAAATACACTAATATGGACTGTAGGAAGTTTAGTGACTATGATGTTATTAGGATTTTTGCTAGCATTGATACTTAATCAGAGTGATCTTAAAGGCAAATCAATATTTTATGCTATTCTCATTTTACCCTGGGCTTTTCCAGGCTTCATTTCACTTTTAATATGGCAAGGCTTATGGGTTGACCCATATGGTATGATGAACAAATTAATTTTACCCTTACTTCACTTGCCTAAGATAAATTCACTTACTTCTACCACAGACGCATGGATAGAATTGATAGTAACTAATGATTGGCTTTCATTTCCGTATTTTATGACTGTCTTTTACTCAGCACTCCAGAGCATACCCAGAGAACTTTATGAAATAGCAGATTTAGATGGAGCTAACGCCTTAACTAAATTTCTAAGAATAACTTTACCTTCTCTTAAGAAAACTATTGCATTCGTATTCATAACCAGTTTCGTATTTACATGGAATAATTTTTACCCAATTTTTATATTAACCGGTGGAGGACCCGGAATCTCAACAGAAACTTTCATAGTATATGCTTATGAGGAAGCATTTAGCTATAGTAATTTCTCTTTAGCGGCTGCTTGGTCTGTGATTTCCACCATTTTCGTTATAGTTCTTGCTATAATTGTAATTAAGTATACACACATATTAGACTCATTTACATGA
- a CDS encoding extracellular solute-binding protein, whose translation MTSTSSTTTTTTTTSPAILNTSNPQVLMKLVGLTSPPSTPVTITVWDSYSTSENQAFNETLAAFEQAFPWIHVEVTYGVGVGTSQFETAAEAGKAPIVYRDTSDSGGALFAAGLVLNLSEYLPQSITSLYLPTAIDDWTLNGSVYGLPDNINYIVMFYNKQFVPYPPNTTNQLIQIAENVNKTYHIWGIAYGASQEYGYRFAAWFAGFGGNIFTTTNGQVYPALNSTAMVDALNFWYNLTYNLHINYLAPSTGAGGAEGQLFIANKTAIIFDGPWDLNAYLQALGPNLGAAPLPIVSQTGLRAAPFIGSTGFLIASPQASGATPMQIKAALIFVLYFTSYQADLRLWDVAHDIPANVQAYNEAITELNEGKLQPSYLNSIMKGILEQAQYGQKFPNIPQMAYYWNSFHEYASEFFAGKISANAAAQGMEQAFVQSLVQNGLLSGLPIFPVLPPTQFLLIITAVLSPLIVVLPRRWKW comes from the coding sequence ATGACGTCTACATCATCTACTACAACAACAACGACTACCACATCTCCAGCTATTCTTAACACAAGTAATCCGCAAGTTTTAATGAAGTTAGTTGGACTTACTTCTCCACCATCAACTCCAGTTACAATAACGGTATGGGATAGTTATAGCACCTCTGAAAACCAGGCATTTAACGAAACATTAGCTGCCTTCGAACAAGCGTTTCCATGGATTCATGTTGAGGTAACCTATGGTGTTGGAGTAGGAACTTCTCAGTTCGAAACTGCCGCTGAAGCTGGAAAAGCACCTATAGTATATAGAGATACGAGTGATTCTGGAGGTGCTTTATTTGCAGCTGGTCTAGTATTGAATTTATCTGAATACCTCCCTCAAAGCATAACATCTTTGTACTTACCTACAGCTATAGATGATTGGACATTAAACGGTTCTGTGTATGGCTTACCAGATAATATAAACTACATAGTAATGTTTTACAATAAACAATTTGTGCCATATCCTCCAAACACTACTAACCAATTAATTCAGATAGCTGAGAATGTAAATAAGACTTATCATATTTGGGGAATTGCCTATGGTGCTAGTCAAGAATATGGATATAGATTTGCAGCATGGTTTGCAGGATTTGGAGGAAACATATTTACAACTACTAATGGGCAAGTTTACCCAGCTTTAAATAGTACCGCAATGGTCGATGCACTAAACTTCTGGTATAATCTAACTTATAACTTACATATTAATTATTTAGCACCAAGTACAGGAGCTGGAGGAGCTGAAGGACAATTATTTATAGCAAACAAGACTGCAATAATATTTGACGGACCTTGGGATCTAAATGCATATTTGCAAGCTTTAGGACCAAATTTGGGTGCTGCACCATTACCTATAGTTAGTCAAACAGGTTTGAGGGCCGCACCATTTATAGGTTCTACTGGATTCTTAATAGCTTCTCCCCAAGCTAGTGGAGCAACACCAATGCAAATAAAGGCAGCTTTAATATTTGTGTTATACTTTACTAGTTATCAAGCAGATCTAAGATTATGGGATGTAGCCCATGATATACCAGCTAATGTGCAAGCTTATAATGAAGCTATAACTGAATTAAATGAAGGAAAACTGCAGCCTTCATATCTAAATAGTATCATGAAGGGAATATTAGAACAAGCTCAATATGGCCAAAAGTTCCCCAACATACCTCAAATGGCTTATTATTGGAATTCATTCCACGAATATGCTAGTGAGTTCTTCGCTGGTAAGATAAGTGCTAATGCTGCTGCTCAAGGAATGGAGCAAGCTTTTGTACAGTCACTAGTACAAAATGGTTTACTTTCTGGATTGCCAATCTTCCCAGTATTACCACCGACCCAGTTCCTTTTGATAATAACAGCAGTACTATCTCCCTTAATAGTAGTATTACCGAGAAGATGGAAGTGGTGA